One Synechococcus sp. JA-2-3B'a(2-13) genomic window carries:
- the rpmH gene encoding 50S ribosomal protein L34, whose protein sequence is MTQRTLRGTNRRRIRVSGFRARMRTATGRQVLRRRRAKGRYRLAVS, encoded by the coding sequence ATGACTCAGCGTACCCTTCGTGGCACCAATCGCAGACGCATTCGGGTTTCTGGGTTTCGGGCCAGAATGCGAACGGCAACTGGGCGTCAGGTCTTGCGGCGACGGCGGGCCAAGGGGCGTTATCGCCTGGCGGTTTCCTAA